DNA from Pichia kudriavzevii chromosome 5, complete sequence:
cctccatttttttctttgtctaAAAGAATGTTTGAGACAAAGCCAATTGTAGAATGTCATTCTTTTATAAGACACTTCTTTTGGTCGATCATCAGCAGAAGCCTATCAAGCATACCCAACCACAATGGAAGCAGCTATGGGTGTCTCTAAAGGGCGCAAGGGTCCTAGACCCCCTCTTTCAGGGCCAAATATGTCGAACGGTGTTGATCAAGCAGGatttattgatatcaacTATGAAACTCCAATAAATCAGCAATCACAACCATTGCCCAATTCATATCCAGAGATGAACGGTTACCCTCCACACGGGTATCCAGTACGAGGTCACCCCCAATACCCACCAATGCCTAAACAGGGAATACCACCAAGCCAAGGCGCAAATATGTACATGAACTCTAATGGCAGTAGTGTTTCCACATACTCACAGATGTACCACAACCCAAGTGCTGCTGCTTCTGGAATGAGTTTTGGTGGCAACACTGGTGGAGTTGGAAGCGCAGGCCCATACGGTCGGACCCCTTACGGGAGTAGTGCTAATAATAGACCCAGGGcccaaagaagaaattcaaactcttcGATAAGTACTAAGTCCGTGAATAATTTTGTGAAGAAACAATGGAATAGGTTTGGCAATAAAGGATCAGCGGCTAGCAtcaaagatgaagaggaggatgaTGGCGGCATAGAAGTTGATACATCacaaaatgaaatttcatttgatgatttggcCCATATGCGAGGAGATACGTTGGGttccttcaatttgaaagattcgACACCATACATACCTACTCTGAAGGTTAGTATGAAtccatcaaagaaaatgacGGGTGAACAGTATCGAAAGATACAAATggcaaacaaaaagaataaagCCGTAAGCTTAACTAGGCATCAGGAACTGATGCAAGCACAGTTTaagcaacagcaacaggAGCAATTACAACAGTTTCCAGCAAATGGTCCTCCACGTGCTATGAGTTTACAGAGAAACCCAAATGGATATTTAAGAGGCCCTCCTCCACCGAATATGCCTCATCTGCCTTATCCGCCTAATCCTGGAATGCCTCCGCAAGGTCTCCCACATGGGTATGGTTATTCTCCGATGGGACCTTATCTAGGCCCACCACAGGGATATCCGCCAGTGCCCCAACAGTACGGATATCCACCTGTTGGACCGAGGTCTATGTCTATGCAGTCCCAAAACACCATGCAGCGTGGTTACCCGGGTCCTTTATTCAATCCACAGAATCAACCTCCTATCCCAACATctgaaacaacaaacatGCCCAggtctttttcaaatcaatcaGGACCTGGTGGAATTCGTTCTcaaaccaacaacaacttaGAGAATGCCAAAGAGGCTGAAAATAAGCCTAGGGTGCCtgttgaggaaaaaaagcCTAAGAAAGTAACCAAAATCGATTTTTCGACTTTTTcggatgatgatgatgatagtCATGGTGTAAACGATACTACCACTCTTACTAGTGCTAATGTTAAGGATTCAAATAAGAGAGAGATTAATGAGAATAACAGTAGTAAAGGGGTTGTCTACTCGGAGGAGGAcccagaagaagaagaccaATTTGATCCTAAACATGAGTCTCCTGTAAAGGGTCATTCGAGAAGGGCGGACGGAAGAGCTGGTGCAGATTCGGTTGTCACATTTGAGTCTTTCAATGCGTCTGAGCAGAAAGCTAACCAAAATGCACTTTATGGTACAACGAACTCCACTCAGCAAACAGTCTTCTATTCAGCGAGTGAGTTTCCCACATCTGATGACAACCaacagagaaacaagattAAACAACTTAAAAACAACTCTTCCAAACTTAATCTCAGTGAAATAAacgatgaaattgatgacGTGACTCAAAGGTTATCGGATTTTCCCGGTGATGAAACTAAAGTTCATGACAAGAGCAATAGAGATTCTGTTGCTACTAGCAAATCGACACAGCCATTACACTTTGATAATGAACCTGCTGGCAAAAGCATTTCGAATGaattgcaacaacaacaccagCATAAACCCTTGCTTTCACCATCTCCTGTTTCTACTGTTGGAATTAATAAAAACATGGTTGATATGTCTCTGAAGCTGAAATCACAAGAGTCACTACAGGGAAAAACTGTTAAAGATAACAAAACGAATCACAATCAACTATTTCCTATACCGTCTAGAACCAACCTTATTACCCCTCCATCAAGTGCTTCGCTGTTATTAGATGGTAGATCAGCGAAAAGCAAGTCTGCTGATTTCGATCCACAGACGCCAGTATCCACGTATTCTATACCAACCAGCGCCTTTACGGCCGAACAATTCGGCTTACTAAATGATAATCAATCATTGTTACAGGAATTAGAGTTGGTAACTACTGAACTTGCCTCGTCTGTATCTAGAGAAATTCAGCTTGAAGATACGCTAAGGCGTGGTGGTAGCGAGGTAGACGTCAATATCTCGCAAGAATTTAAATTAGATCATGTGatcattgatgatgataaagtAGAGATTAAGCCAGAGGCATATAGAAATTCCAGAGAATATGCCAAAACATTAACGGCGTTAGCAAAACAGTTGAACGATGAGCGCAAGAAAAGATATACCATTGAGGAGATGTTGCTACAATATCAAGAATCGTCTAATTTGCCAGACACCCAGCGTCAATTACTCTAcgaggaaaaacaaaatgtaCGTCAGCTTAATGACCGTGTAAACGACTTATTAGAGAATGAGAAACTATACCGTAGTGATAAGGAATTATTAGAAACGGAAAATGAGGCATTGAAGTTCGAATTAGAGGAGGTAAAGAggaaatataaaaatattgaaaatcaGGTCATTCCTCAGATGCAAGATCGGTTGAATTTCTTAGAAGCTTTTTATGAGCAACAAAACCTAAATATGTAAATGAATTAAAAGTAATGCTTAATTGTACGATAAATATTATTCGACTTAATACAGGAATGAAACATAAAGTTATGCATGTATTTTTAcgaaagagagagaagtTACCATGTAAATTCCCCACGAGAGCGGCGAGGCCAGTGTTTTTCGCctgctttttttttttgtcattttcaacGTACTCCAACTATTCATTCAATTAGACTTTTACATTCTTGACTTTTCTCAATTAGTGGACCAACAAACATAGAGACCATGTCTGAGGAATATTCTAGGAAAAGACAGCgtgttgatgatgatattggGTATGCGCCCCTTGAAGACAACGAACTTCCACCGCACTTACAGGACAATGAAGACGTACCACCacatcttcaaaacaaCGAAGACGTTCCACCacatcttcaaaacaaCGAAGACGTTCCACCacatcttcaaaacaaCGAAGACGTTCCACCacatcttcaaaacaaCGAAGACGTTCCACCACATCTGCAGTATAATGAGAAGGAATCTGCGAGAAGCGAATCTGAACAGGCTCATGGTCAGGAAGCGTACAACCCAAAGAGACAAAGGCAGACTTTAAATAATGCAGAACTAGAACGTGCGCAAGGCTTGTGCCAAAGCTTACAAACTTTAGGTGACGTGCCATATGAAGTTAAAGTCTTATATACACAGGGAACAGAGACTATTGTTTACTTGTGGCATGATGACAATTTCAGGAACTCTATTCTAAGATACTTTGGAGCAGTTATCATTGATATGCCCCATAAGGCGAACCTTTTCAGCGGGTTGATCTTATTGGCAAATGCCAAAATAAGTAAAGTTGGTGAGGATGTAATTCAATGGCTCAAGGCCAGATTAGTTGAGGTATTCGATGATATCAGAGGTGATTCAATGGAAGTCAGTGATTCTCTTGGTAATAATGGTGAAGAGGGTGAAATGAGATGCATGAAAAGTTGGAATAGAGTTATACTTATATTCCGTATGTTTGGACTATTATCTCCAATGATTCAGGATTTCGAATCTATTGTCAAATTAGCCAAAGACCTCATTGACTACTCTATACAATTACAAAACGGTAGCGAGGAAAGAGTTGCATTGGCCGAATTGTTATACTATGAGATGTTAATTAGTTTGCCATACTGTTTGGCCAACGAGAAGGGCAATAAGTGTAAggaacaattgaaaaagattatTGAAAGTGCTAAGCAATTTAATGTTCGGGTTTCAGAAGGTGACGAGAAGTTTAAACCGATTGTGCAAGATGCTGGAGAGCTGGTGGCAATgtctgaaat
Protein-coding regions in this window:
- a CDS encoding uncharacterized protein (PKUD0E04530; similar to Saccharomyces cerevisiae YLR031W (YLR031W) and YMR124W (YMR124W); ancestral locus Anc_2.414), encoding MEAAMGVSKGRKGPRPPLSGPNMSNGVDQAGFIDINYETPINQQSQPLPNSYPEMNGYPPHGYPVRGHPQYPPMPKQGIPPSQGANMYMNSNGSSVSTYSQMYHNPSAAASGMSFGGNTGGVGSAGPYGRTPYGSSANNRPRAQRRNSNSSISTKSVNNFVKKQWNRFGNKGSAASIKDEEEDDGGIEVDTSQNEISFDDLAHMRGDTLGSFNLKDSTPYIPTLKVSMNPSKKMTGEQYRKIQMANKKNKAVSLTRHQELMQAQFKQQQQEQLQQFPANGPPRAMSLQRNPNGYLRGPPPPNMPHLPYPPNPGMPPQGLPHGYGYSPMGPYLGPPQGYPPVPQQYGYPPVGPRSMSMQSQNTMQRGYPGPLFNPQNQPPIPTSETTNMPRSFSNQSGPGGIRSQTNNNLENAKEAENKPRVPVEEKKPKKVTKIDFSTFSDDDDDSHGVNDTTTLTSANVKDSNKREINENNSSKGVVYSEEDPEEEDQFDPKHESPVKGHSRRADGRAGADSVVTFESFNASEQKANQNALYGTTNSTQQTVFYSASEFPTSDDNQQRNKIKQLKNNSSKLNLSEINDEIDDVTQRLSDFPGDETKVHDKSNRDSVATSKSTQPLHFDNEPAGKSISNELQQQHQHKPLLSPSPVSTVGINKNMVDMSLKLKSQESLQGKTVKDNKTNHNQLFPIPSRTNLITPPSSASLLLDGRSAKSKSADFDPQTPVSTYSIPTSAFTAEQFGLLNDNQSLLQELELVTTELASSVSREIQLEDTLRRGGSEVDVNISQEFKLDHVIIDDDKVEIKPEAYRNSREYAKTLTALAKQLNDERKKRYTIEEMLLQYQESSNLPDTQRQLLYEEKQNVRQLNDRVNDLLENEKLYRSDKELLETENEALKFELEEVKRKYKNIENQVIPQMQDRLNFLEAFYEQQNLNM